In Stigmatopora argus isolate UIUO_Sarg chromosome 10, RoL_Sarg_1.0, whole genome shotgun sequence, the following proteins share a genomic window:
- the LOC144083219 gene encoding clathrin heavy chain 1-like isoform X4 translates to MTQILPIRFQEHLQLQNLGINPANIGFSTLTMESDKFICIREKVGEQAQVVIIDMADPNNPIRRPISADSAIMNPASKVIALKAAKTLQIFNIEMKSKMKAHTMTDDVTFWKWISLNTVALVTDNAVYHWSMEGDSQPIKVFDRHSSLAGCQIINYRTDAKQKWLLLIGISAQQNRVVGAMQLYSVDRKVSQPIEGHAAGFAQFKMEDNTEESTLFCFAVRGQAGGKLHIIEVGTPPTGNQPFPKKAVDVFFPPEAQNDFPVAMQISSKQDVVFLITKYGYIHLYDLETGTCIYMNRISGETIFVTAPHEPTAGIIGVNRKGQVLSVCVEEENIIPYITNVLQNPDLALRMAVRNNLAGAEELFARKFNTLFAAGNYSDAAKVAANAPKGILRTPDTIRRFQSVPAQPGQRSPLLQYFGILLDQGQLNKFESLELCRPVLQQGRKQLIEKWLKEDKLECSEELGDLVKSVDPTLALSVYLRANVPNKVIQCFAETGQFQKIVLYAKKVGYTPDWIFLLRNVMRISPEQGLQFSQMLVQDEEPLAEITQIVDVFMEYNLIQQCTSFLLDALKNNRPMEGALQTRLLEMNLVHAPQVADAILGNQMFTHYDRAHVAQLCEKAGLLQRALEHYTDLYDIKRAVVHTHLLNPEWLVNYFGSLSVEDSLECLRAMLSANIRQNLQICVQVASKYHEQLSTQSLTELFESFKSFEGLFYFLGSIVNFSQDPEVHFKYIQAACKTGQIKEVERICRESNCYDPERVKNFLKEAKLTDQLPLIIVCDRFDFVHDLVLYLYRNSLQKYIEIYVQKVNPSRLPVVIGGLLDVDCAEDVIKNLIMVVRGQFSTDELVAEVEKRNRLKLLLPWLEARIHEGCEEPATHNALAKIYIDSNNNPERFLRENPFYDSCVVGKYCEKRDPHLACVAYERGQCDQELIHVCNENSLFKSLSRYLVRRKNPELWASVLLETNNYRRPLIDQVVQTALTETQDPEEVSVSVKAFMTADLPNELIELLEKIVLDNSVFSEHRNLQNLLILTAIKADRTRVMEYINRLDNYDAPDIANIAISNELFEEAFAIFRKFDVNTSAVQVLIEHIGNLDRAYEFAERCNEPPVWSQLAKAQLQKGLVKEAIDSYIKADDPSAYMEVGQAAAQSGNWEDLVKFLQMARKKARESYVETELIFALAKTNRLAELEEFINGPNNAHIQQVGDRCYDDKMYEAAKLLYNNVSNFGRLASTLVHLGEYQAAVDGARKANSTRTWKEVCFACVDGKEFRLAQMCGLHIVVHADELEELINYYQDRGYFEELITMLEAALGLERAHMGMFTELAILYSKFKPQKMREHLELFWSRVNIPKVLRAAEQAHLWAELVFLYDKYEEYDNAIITMMTHPSDAWKEGQFKDIVTKVANVELYYKAIHFYLEFKPLLLNDLLIVLSPRLDHSRAVNFFTKVKQVPLVKPYLRSVQNHNNKSVNESLNNLFIIEEDYASLRTSIDAYDNFDNISLAQGLEKHDLIEFRRIAAYLFKGNNRWKQSVELCKKDKLYKDAMQYASESKDIELAEELLAWFLEEDKKECFAACLFTCYDLLRPDVVLETAWRHNIMDFSMPYFIQVMREYLSKVDAIKEKEWSHPSASEITQRWTSSKPQSP, encoded by the exons ATGACGCAAATCCTGCCTATCCGCTTCCAGGAGCACCTGCAG CTCCAAAACCTGGGGATCAACCCGGCCAATATTGGGTTCAGCACTTTGACAATGGAGTCAGATAAATTCATCTGTATAAGAGAGAAAGTGGGTGAGCAGGCCCAGGTTGTCATTATTGACATGGCCGATCCCAACAACCCCATCCGCAGGCCCATCTCTGCAGATAGTGCTATTATGAACCCTGCCAGCAAAGTTATTGCCCTTAAAG CGGCCAAGACCCTGCAGATCTTCAATATTGAAATGAAGAGCAAGATGAAGGCTCACACAATGACGGATGACGTGACCTTCTGGAAATGGATCTCCCTCAACACCGTTGCTCTGGTTACGGATAACGCTGTCTACCATTGGAGCATGGAGGGTGACTCTCAGCCTATCAAAGTCTTTGACCGCCATTCCAGCCTGGCCGGCTGCCAGATCATCAACTATCGCACTGACGCCAAACAAAAATGGTTACTCCTGATTGGCATTTCTGCACAG caaAATCGCGTTGTTGGAGCAATGCAGTTATACTCAGTGGACAGAAAGGTTTCTCAGCCCATTGAAGGTCATGCTGCTGGCTTTGCACAATTCAAGATGGAGGACAACACAGAGGAATCAACTTTATTCTGCTTTGCTGTGCGAGGACAGGCAGGCGGAAAA CTCCATATAATAGAAGTTGGCACTCCACCCACTGGTAACCAGCCGTTTCCAAAGAAGGCTGTAGATGTGTTCTTTCCCCCAGAAGCCCAGAATGACTTCCCTGTTGCTATGCAG ATAAGCTCCAAGCAAGATGTAGTCTTTCTTATCACCAAATACGGCTATATCCACCTGTACGACTTGGAAACCGGCACCTGCATCTACATGAACAGAATCAGTGGGGAGACCATTTTTGTCACAGCCCCTCATGAGCCAACTGCCGGAATCATTGGGGTCAACAGGAAAGGGCAG gTGCTATCAGTGTGTGTGGAAGAAGAGAACATTATTCCCTACATAACCAACGTGCTCCAGAACCCCGACCTGGCTCTCCGCATGGCTGTCCGCAATAACCTTGCCGGTGCTGAGGAGTTATTTGCGCGCAAGTTCAACACCTTGTTTGCTGCTGGGAATTACTCCGATGCTGCTAAAGTGGCAGCCAATGCACCCAAG GGTATATTGCGAACACCAGACACCATCCGCAGGTTCCAGAGTGTTCCTGCTCAACCGGGCCAGCGGTCACCATTGCTTCAGTACTTCGGTATCCTGCTGGATCAGGGCCAGCTCAATAAGTTTGAATCGCTTGAGCTGTGTAGGCCAGTCCTTCAGCAGGGTCGCAAGCAGTTAATAGAGAAATGGCTTAAAGAAGACAAG CTAGAGTGCTCAGAGGAGCTTGGAGACCTGGTGAAGTCGGTGGATCCCACGCTTGCTCTCAGTGTCTACCTGAGAGCAAATGTCCCAAACAAAGTCATTCAATGCTTTGCTGAGACTGGCCAGTTCCAGAAGATTGTATTGTATGCCAAAAAG GTGGGGTACACGCCAGACTGGATCTTTCTGTTGAGAAATGTGATGCGGATCAGCCCAGAACAAGGCCTTCAGTTCTCCCAAATGCTGGTACAGGATGAGGAGCCGCTTGCTGAAATTACACAG ATTGTAGATGTTTTCATGGAGTACAACCTGATCCAACAATGTACATCCTTTCTGCTGGATGCCCTGAAGAACAACAGGCCTATGGAAGGAGCACTGCAGACGCGCCTGCTCGAAATGAATTTGGTCCATGCACCACAG GTTGCAGATGCTATTTTGGGCAACCAGATGTTCACTCATTATGACCGTGCCCATGTTGCACAACTGTGTGAGAAGGCTGGTCTCCTCCAGAGAGCCCTGGAGCATTATACTGATCTCTATGACATTAAGCGAGCTGTGGTACACACGCACCTTCTCAACCCAGAG TGGTTAGTCAATTATTTTGGCTCGCTATCAGTGGAGGACTCTTTGGAGTGTCTTCGAGCCATGCTATCTGCTAATATCCGTCAGAACCTGCAGATCTGCGTTCAAGTTGCCTCCAAATACCATGAACAACTAAGCACTCAGAGCCTCACAGAACTTTTTGAGTCCTTTAAGAGCTTTGAAG GGCTCTTCTACTTCTTGGGTTCAATTGTTAACTTCAGCCAGGACCCTGAGGTTCACTTCAAATACATTCAGGCTGCCTGCAAGACAGGCCAAATCAAGGAAGTGGAAAGGATCTGCAGAGAGAGTAACTGCTATGACCCTGAGCGTGTGAAAAACTTCCTCAAG gaAGCCAAGTTGACTGATCAACTGCCATTGATCATTGTGTGCGATCGCTTTGATTTTGTCCACGATCTGGTCCTGTACTTGTACCGTAACAGTCTACAGAAATACATTGAGATCTACGTGCAGAAG gttaACCCTAGTCGTCTCCCAGTGGTTATTGGAGGTTTGCTGGATGTTGATTGTGCCGAAGATGTGATTAAGAACCTGATCATGGTTGTAAGAGGACAGTTTTCCACAGATGAACTAGTTGCTGAAGTGGAGAAGAGAAATCG ACTGAAGCTTCTCCTCCCGTGGTTGGAAGCTCGTATTCATGAAGGTTGTGAGGAGCCTGCAACCCACAATGCCCTAGCTAAGATTTACATTGACAGCAACAATAACCCTGAGCGCTTCCTTAGGGAGAACCCTTTTTATGACAGCTGTGTAGTTGGCAAATACTGTGAGAAAAGAGACCCCCACTTAGCCTGTGTGGCCTATGAAAGAGGGCAGTGTGACCAGGAACTCATCCAC gtGTGTAATGAGAACTCGCTGTTCAAGAGTCTGTCACGCTACCTAGTTCGCCGCAAAAACCCAGAGCTATGGGCAAGTGTGCTGCTGGAGACCAACAACTATAGAAGACCACTCATCGATCAG GTGGTCCAGACTGCCCTGACAGAGACCCAGGATCCAGAGGAAGTATCTGTCTCAGTCAAGGCTTTTATGACTGCTGATCTTCCCAATGAGCTTATTGAGCTTCTGGAGAAAATTGTCCTAGATAACTCTGTCTTTAGTGAGCACAG AAACCTTCAGAATCTGCTCATCCTGACAGCGATCAAAGCCGATCGGACCCGGGTGATGGAGTACATTAATCGTCTGGACAACTATGATGCCCCAGATATTGCAAACATTGCCATCAGCAATGAGCTGTTTGAGGAGGCCTTTGCTATTTTTAGGAAATTTGATGTCAACACATCAGCTGTGCAG GTCCTGATTGAGCACATTGGTAACTTGGACCGAGCCTATGAGTTTGCTGAGCGCTGCAACGAGCCTCCAGTGTGGAGTCAGCTTGCAAAGGCCCAGCTCCAAAAGGGCCTAGTCAAAGAAGCAATAGACTCCTATATCAAGGCAGATGACCCCTCTGCTTACATGGAGGTTGGACAAGCTGCAGCTCAGAGTG GCAACTGGGAGGACCTTGTAAAGTTTCTGCAGATGGCCCGAAAGAAGGCCCGCGAGTCTTACGTTGAAACAGAGTTGATCTTCGCTCTGGCAAAGACCAACCGCCTTGCTGAGCTGGAGGAGTTCATCAATGGTCCCAATAATGCCCACATCCAACAA GTGGGTgaccgttgctatgacgacaaGATGTACGAGGCAGCCAAACTACTTTACAACAACGTGTCTAATTTTGGTCGCCTGGCTTCTACTCTCGTGCACCTAGGAGAGTATCAGGCAGCTGTGGATGGAGCACGCAAGGCCAACAGCACACGCACCTGGAAGGAG gTGTGCTTTGCATGTGTTGACGGCAAAGAGTTCAGGCTTGCCCAAATGTGTGGCCTGCATATTGTTGTACATGCTGATGAGTTGGAGGAACTCATTAATTATTACCAG GACCGTGGCTACTTTGAGGAGCTGATTACCATGCTGGAGGCTGCTTTGGGATTAGAGCGAGCTCACATGGGAATGTTCACAGAGCTGGCCATTCTTTACTCCAAATTTAAACCCCAGAAGATGAGGGAGCACTTGGAGCTCTTCTGGTCCCGTGTGAACATTCCAAAG GTTCTTAGGGCAGCTGAGCAGGCTCACCTCTGGGCAGAGCTAGTGTTTCTCTATGATAAATATGAGGAATATGACAATGCCATCATCACAATGATGACTCATCCTTCTGATGCCTGGAAAGAGGGACAATTCAAAGACATTGTCACCAAG GTGGCCAATGTGGAACTGTACTACAAAGCcatccatttttatttggagTTTAAACCTTTATTATTAAATGACCTGCTCATTGTTCTCTCCCCAAGACTGGATCACTCCCGCGCTGTCAATTTTTTCACCAAG GTGAAGCAGGTACCTCTGGTTAAACCATATTTGAGGTCTGTTCAGAATCACAACAACAAATCTGTCAATGAATCTCTCAACAACCTCTTCATCATTGAGGAAGATTATGCG TCATTACGCACTTCCATTGATGCTTATGACAACTTTGACAACATCTCACTGGCTCAAGGCTTGGAGAAGCATGATTTGATCGAGTTTAGGAGGATTGCTGCGTACCTTTTCAAGGGCAACAACCGCTGGAAACAGAGTGTTGAACTTTGCAAGAAAGACAAGCTCTACAAG GACGCCATGCAGTATGCATCTGAGTCCAAAGATATTGAACTGGCTGAGGAACTTCTTGCTTGGTTCCTGGAGGAGGACAAGAAGGAGTGTTTTGCTGCCTGTTTGTTCACCTGCTATGATTTGTTGCGACCTGACGTAGTGCTTGAGACCGCTTGGAGGCACAACATCATGGATTTCTCTATGCCGTACTTCATCCAGGTCATGAGGGAATACCTCAGTAAG GTTGACGCGATAAAGGAAAAG GAATGGTCCCATCCTTCAGCCAGTGAAATAACCCAGAG GTGGACAAGCTCGAAGCCTCAGAGTCCCTGA
- the LOC144083219 gene encoding clathrin heavy chain 1-like isoform X3, producing the protein MTQILPIRFQEHLQLQNLGINPANIGFSTLTMESDKFICIREKVGEQAQVVIIDMADPNNPIRRPISADSAIMNPASKVIALKAAKTLQIFNIEMKSKMKAHTMTDDVTFWKWISLNTVALVTDNAVYHWSMEGDSQPIKVFDRHSSLAGCQIINYRTDAKQKWLLLIGISAQQNRVVGAMQLYSVDRKVSQPIEGHAAGFAQFKMEDNTEESTLFCFAVRGQAGGKLHIIEVGTPPTGNQPFPKKAVDVFFPPEAQNDFPVAMQISSKQDVVFLITKYGYIHLYDLETGTCIYMNRISGETIFVTAPHEPTAGIIGVNRKGQVLSVCVEEENIIPYITNVLQNPDLALRMAVRNNLAGAEELFARKFNTLFAAGNYSDAAKVAANAPKGILRTPDTIRRFQSVPAQPGQRSPLLQYFGILLDQGQLNKFESLELCRPVLQQGRKQLIEKWLKEDKLECSEELGDLVKSVDPTLALSVYLRANVPNKVIQCFAETGQFQKIVLYAKKVGYTPDWIFLLRNVMRISPEQGLQFSQMLVQDEEPLAEITQIVDVFMEYNLIQQCTSFLLDALKNNRPMEGALQTRLLEMNLVHAPQVADAILGNQMFTHYDRAHVAQLCEKAGLLQRALEHYTDLYDIKRAVVHTHLLNPEWLVNYFGSLSVEDSLECLRAMLSANIRQNLQICVQVASKYHEQLSTQSLTELFESFKSFEGLFYFLGSIVNFSQDPEVHFKYIQAACKTGQIKEVERICRESNCYDPERVKNFLKEAKLTDQLPLIIVCDRFDFVHDLVLYLYRNSLQKYIEIYVQKVNPSRLPVVIGGLLDVDCAEDVIKNLIMVVRGQFSTDELVAEVEKRNRLKLLLPWLEARIHEGCEEPATHNALAKIYIDSNNNPERFLRENPFYDSCVVGKYCEKRDPHLACVAYERGQCDQELIHVCNENSLFKSLSRYLVRRKNPELWASVLLETNNYRRPLIDQVVQTALTETQDPEEVSVSVKAFMTADLPNELIELLEKIVLDNSVFSEHRNLQNLLILTAIKADRTRVMEYINRLDNYDAPDIANIAISNELFEEAFAIFRKFDVNTSAVQVLIEHIGNLDRAYEFAERCNEPPVWSQLAKAQLQKGLVKEAIDSYIKADDPSAYMEVGQAAAQSGNWEDLVKFLQMARKKARESYVETELIFALAKTNRLAELEEFINGPNNAHIQQVGDRCYDDKMYEAAKLLYNNVSNFGRLASTLVHLGEYQAAVDGARKANSTRTWKEVCFACVDGKEFRLAQMCGLHIVVHADELEELINYYQDRGYFEELITMLEAALGLERAHMGMFTELAILYSKFKPQKMREHLELFWSRVNIPKVLRAAEQAHLWAELVFLYDKYEEYDNAIITMMTHPSDAWKEGQFKDIVTKVANVELYYKAIHFYLEFKPLLLNDLLIVLSPRLDHSRAVNFFTKVKQVPLVKPYLRSVQNHNNKSVNESLNNLFIIEEDYASLRTSIDAYDNFDNISLAQGLEKHDLIEFRRIAAYLFKGNNRWKQSVELCKKDKLYKDAMQYASESKDIELAEELLAWFLEEDKKECFAACLFTCYDLLRPDVVLETAWRHNIMDFSMPYFIQVMREYLSKVDAIKEKWTVLISSACQEWSHPSASEITQRWTSSKPQSP; encoded by the exons ATGACGCAAATCCTGCCTATCCGCTTCCAGGAGCACCTGCAG CTCCAAAACCTGGGGATCAACCCGGCCAATATTGGGTTCAGCACTTTGACAATGGAGTCAGATAAATTCATCTGTATAAGAGAGAAAGTGGGTGAGCAGGCCCAGGTTGTCATTATTGACATGGCCGATCCCAACAACCCCATCCGCAGGCCCATCTCTGCAGATAGTGCTATTATGAACCCTGCCAGCAAAGTTATTGCCCTTAAAG CGGCCAAGACCCTGCAGATCTTCAATATTGAAATGAAGAGCAAGATGAAGGCTCACACAATGACGGATGACGTGACCTTCTGGAAATGGATCTCCCTCAACACCGTTGCTCTGGTTACGGATAACGCTGTCTACCATTGGAGCATGGAGGGTGACTCTCAGCCTATCAAAGTCTTTGACCGCCATTCCAGCCTGGCCGGCTGCCAGATCATCAACTATCGCACTGACGCCAAACAAAAATGGTTACTCCTGATTGGCATTTCTGCACAG caaAATCGCGTTGTTGGAGCAATGCAGTTATACTCAGTGGACAGAAAGGTTTCTCAGCCCATTGAAGGTCATGCTGCTGGCTTTGCACAATTCAAGATGGAGGACAACACAGAGGAATCAACTTTATTCTGCTTTGCTGTGCGAGGACAGGCAGGCGGAAAA CTCCATATAATAGAAGTTGGCACTCCACCCACTGGTAACCAGCCGTTTCCAAAGAAGGCTGTAGATGTGTTCTTTCCCCCAGAAGCCCAGAATGACTTCCCTGTTGCTATGCAG ATAAGCTCCAAGCAAGATGTAGTCTTTCTTATCACCAAATACGGCTATATCCACCTGTACGACTTGGAAACCGGCACCTGCATCTACATGAACAGAATCAGTGGGGAGACCATTTTTGTCACAGCCCCTCATGAGCCAACTGCCGGAATCATTGGGGTCAACAGGAAAGGGCAG gTGCTATCAGTGTGTGTGGAAGAAGAGAACATTATTCCCTACATAACCAACGTGCTCCAGAACCCCGACCTGGCTCTCCGCATGGCTGTCCGCAATAACCTTGCCGGTGCTGAGGAGTTATTTGCGCGCAAGTTCAACACCTTGTTTGCTGCTGGGAATTACTCCGATGCTGCTAAAGTGGCAGCCAATGCACCCAAG GGTATATTGCGAACACCAGACACCATCCGCAGGTTCCAGAGTGTTCCTGCTCAACCGGGCCAGCGGTCACCATTGCTTCAGTACTTCGGTATCCTGCTGGATCAGGGCCAGCTCAATAAGTTTGAATCGCTTGAGCTGTGTAGGCCAGTCCTTCAGCAGGGTCGCAAGCAGTTAATAGAGAAATGGCTTAAAGAAGACAAG CTAGAGTGCTCAGAGGAGCTTGGAGACCTGGTGAAGTCGGTGGATCCCACGCTTGCTCTCAGTGTCTACCTGAGAGCAAATGTCCCAAACAAAGTCATTCAATGCTTTGCTGAGACTGGCCAGTTCCAGAAGATTGTATTGTATGCCAAAAAG GTGGGGTACACGCCAGACTGGATCTTTCTGTTGAGAAATGTGATGCGGATCAGCCCAGAACAAGGCCTTCAGTTCTCCCAAATGCTGGTACAGGATGAGGAGCCGCTTGCTGAAATTACACAG ATTGTAGATGTTTTCATGGAGTACAACCTGATCCAACAATGTACATCCTTTCTGCTGGATGCCCTGAAGAACAACAGGCCTATGGAAGGAGCACTGCAGACGCGCCTGCTCGAAATGAATTTGGTCCATGCACCACAG GTTGCAGATGCTATTTTGGGCAACCAGATGTTCACTCATTATGACCGTGCCCATGTTGCACAACTGTGTGAGAAGGCTGGTCTCCTCCAGAGAGCCCTGGAGCATTATACTGATCTCTATGACATTAAGCGAGCTGTGGTACACACGCACCTTCTCAACCCAGAG TGGTTAGTCAATTATTTTGGCTCGCTATCAGTGGAGGACTCTTTGGAGTGTCTTCGAGCCATGCTATCTGCTAATATCCGTCAGAACCTGCAGATCTGCGTTCAAGTTGCCTCCAAATACCATGAACAACTAAGCACTCAGAGCCTCACAGAACTTTTTGAGTCCTTTAAGAGCTTTGAAG GGCTCTTCTACTTCTTGGGTTCAATTGTTAACTTCAGCCAGGACCCTGAGGTTCACTTCAAATACATTCAGGCTGCCTGCAAGACAGGCCAAATCAAGGAAGTGGAAAGGATCTGCAGAGAGAGTAACTGCTATGACCCTGAGCGTGTGAAAAACTTCCTCAAG gaAGCCAAGTTGACTGATCAACTGCCATTGATCATTGTGTGCGATCGCTTTGATTTTGTCCACGATCTGGTCCTGTACTTGTACCGTAACAGTCTACAGAAATACATTGAGATCTACGTGCAGAAG gttaACCCTAGTCGTCTCCCAGTGGTTATTGGAGGTTTGCTGGATGTTGATTGTGCCGAAGATGTGATTAAGAACCTGATCATGGTTGTAAGAGGACAGTTTTCCACAGATGAACTAGTTGCTGAAGTGGAGAAGAGAAATCG ACTGAAGCTTCTCCTCCCGTGGTTGGAAGCTCGTATTCATGAAGGTTGTGAGGAGCCTGCAACCCACAATGCCCTAGCTAAGATTTACATTGACAGCAACAATAACCCTGAGCGCTTCCTTAGGGAGAACCCTTTTTATGACAGCTGTGTAGTTGGCAAATACTGTGAGAAAAGAGACCCCCACTTAGCCTGTGTGGCCTATGAAAGAGGGCAGTGTGACCAGGAACTCATCCAC gtGTGTAATGAGAACTCGCTGTTCAAGAGTCTGTCACGCTACCTAGTTCGCCGCAAAAACCCAGAGCTATGGGCAAGTGTGCTGCTGGAGACCAACAACTATAGAAGACCACTCATCGATCAG GTGGTCCAGACTGCCCTGACAGAGACCCAGGATCCAGAGGAAGTATCTGTCTCAGTCAAGGCTTTTATGACTGCTGATCTTCCCAATGAGCTTATTGAGCTTCTGGAGAAAATTGTCCTAGATAACTCTGTCTTTAGTGAGCACAG AAACCTTCAGAATCTGCTCATCCTGACAGCGATCAAAGCCGATCGGACCCGGGTGATGGAGTACATTAATCGTCTGGACAACTATGATGCCCCAGATATTGCAAACATTGCCATCAGCAATGAGCTGTTTGAGGAGGCCTTTGCTATTTTTAGGAAATTTGATGTCAACACATCAGCTGTGCAG GTCCTGATTGAGCACATTGGTAACTTGGACCGAGCCTATGAGTTTGCTGAGCGCTGCAACGAGCCTCCAGTGTGGAGTCAGCTTGCAAAGGCCCAGCTCCAAAAGGGCCTAGTCAAAGAAGCAATAGACTCCTATATCAAGGCAGATGACCCCTCTGCTTACATGGAGGTTGGACAAGCTGCAGCTCAGAGTG GCAACTGGGAGGACCTTGTAAAGTTTCTGCAGATGGCCCGAAAGAAGGCCCGCGAGTCTTACGTTGAAACAGAGTTGATCTTCGCTCTGGCAAAGACCAACCGCCTTGCTGAGCTGGAGGAGTTCATCAATGGTCCCAATAATGCCCACATCCAACAA GTGGGTgaccgttgctatgacgacaaGATGTACGAGGCAGCCAAACTACTTTACAACAACGTGTCTAATTTTGGTCGCCTGGCTTCTACTCTCGTGCACCTAGGAGAGTATCAGGCAGCTGTGGATGGAGCACGCAAGGCCAACAGCACACGCACCTGGAAGGAG gTGTGCTTTGCATGTGTTGACGGCAAAGAGTTCAGGCTTGCCCAAATGTGTGGCCTGCATATTGTTGTACATGCTGATGAGTTGGAGGAACTCATTAATTATTACCAG GACCGTGGCTACTTTGAGGAGCTGATTACCATGCTGGAGGCTGCTTTGGGATTAGAGCGAGCTCACATGGGAATGTTCACAGAGCTGGCCATTCTTTACTCCAAATTTAAACCCCAGAAGATGAGGGAGCACTTGGAGCTCTTCTGGTCCCGTGTGAACATTCCAAAG GTTCTTAGGGCAGCTGAGCAGGCTCACCTCTGGGCAGAGCTAGTGTTTCTCTATGATAAATATGAGGAATATGACAATGCCATCATCACAATGATGACTCATCCTTCTGATGCCTGGAAAGAGGGACAATTCAAAGACATTGTCACCAAG GTGGCCAATGTGGAACTGTACTACAAAGCcatccatttttatttggagTTTAAACCTTTATTATTAAATGACCTGCTCATTGTTCTCTCCCCAAGACTGGATCACTCCCGCGCTGTCAATTTTTTCACCAAG GTGAAGCAGGTACCTCTGGTTAAACCATATTTGAGGTCTGTTCAGAATCACAACAACAAATCTGTCAATGAATCTCTCAACAACCTCTTCATCATTGAGGAAGATTATGCG TCATTACGCACTTCCATTGATGCTTATGACAACTTTGACAACATCTCACTGGCTCAAGGCTTGGAGAAGCATGATTTGATCGAGTTTAGGAGGATTGCTGCGTACCTTTTCAAGGGCAACAACCGCTGGAAACAGAGTGTTGAACTTTGCAAGAAAGACAAGCTCTACAAG GACGCCATGCAGTATGCATCTGAGTCCAAAGATATTGAACTGGCTGAGGAACTTCTTGCTTGGTTCCTGGAGGAGGACAAGAAGGAGTGTTTTGCTGCCTGTTTGTTCACCTGCTATGATTTGTTGCGACCTGACGTAGTGCTTGAGACCGCTTGGAGGCACAACATCATGGATTTCTCTATGCCGTACTTCATCCAGGTCATGAGGGAATACCTCAGTAAG GTTGACGCGATAAAGGAAAAG TGGACGGTGCTCATCTCCTCCGCCTGTCAGGAATGGTCCCATCCTTCAGCCAGTGAAATAACCCAGAG GTGGACAAGCTCGAAGCCTCAGAGTCCCTGA